The following proteins are encoded in a genomic region of Porphyrobacter sp. CACIAM 03H1:
- a CDS encoding tetratricopeptide repeat protein has protein sequence MGLSIEEQKAVERFRKTVVDPSQTKLVILDFWAEWCGPCKALTPVLEKVAADYADKGVVLAKINVDEEQFIAAQFQVRSIPTVYAMFQGQPVADLTNARSESQLKGVLDQLLAQLPVQGGTADGAAPQGPSAEELTQFVKMGEEALSTGDAQRAASIFAQITEFAPDNAPAHAGLVRALVQMGEIDQARQVMEVIDSDPRLAADAAIAPARSALELAGTRVDDGELAALRTAAQADPSDMDAQFAFAEAAFAAGSRDEAADTLLAMIAADREWNEGAARARLLKIFEATGLEDEWVVGVRRRLSRVLFG, from the coding sequence ATGGGACTGAGCATCGAGGAACAGAAGGCGGTCGAGCGCTTCCGCAAGACGGTGGTCGATCCGTCGCAGACGAAACTCGTGATCCTCGATTTCTGGGCCGAGTGGTGCGGGCCGTGCAAGGCGCTGACTCCGGTGCTCGAGAAGGTCGCGGCCGATTACGCCGACAAGGGCGTGGTGCTCGCCAAGATCAATGTCGACGAGGAACAGTTTATCGCCGCGCAGTTCCAGGTGCGCTCGATCCCGACGGTCTATGCGATGTTCCAGGGCCAGCCGGTCGCCGATCTCACCAACGCGCGCAGCGAATCGCAGCTGAAGGGCGTGCTCGACCAGCTGCTCGCCCAGCTACCGGTGCAGGGCGGCACGGCCGACGGCGCCGCGCCGCAGGGCCCTTCGGCGGAAGAGCTCACCCAGTTCGTGAAGATGGGCGAGGAGGCGCTCTCCACAGGCGATGCCCAGCGCGCCGCGTCGATCTTCGCCCAGATCACCGAATTCGCGCCCGATAACGCGCCGGCCCATGCCGGCCTCGTTCGCGCGCTGGTGCAAATGGGCGAGATCGATCAGGCGCGGCAGGTGATGGAGGTGATCGACAGCGATCCGCGTCTTGCCGCCGATGCCGCGATTGCGCCCGCCCGCAGCGCGCTGGAACTGGCGGGCACGCGCGTTGATGACGGCGAGCTTGCCGCCCTGCGCACCGCCGCACAGGCGGATCCGTCGGACATGGATGCGCAGTTCGCCTTCGCCGAAGCCGCCTTCGCCGCCGGCAGCCGCGACGAGGCCGCCGATACCCTCCTCGCCATGATCGCCGCCGACCGCGAATGGAACGAGGGCGCGGCGCGCGCCAGGCTGCTCAAGATCTTCGAGGCCACGGGGCTCGAAGACGAATGGGTGGTCGGCGTCCGCCGGCGCCTGTCTCGCGTATTGTTCGGATGA